In Chitinophaga nivalis, a single genomic region encodes these proteins:
- a CDS encoding polysaccharide biosynthesis/export family protein produces the protein MSSCSTSKNITYFKDVPDTVKLREITQAAYYTPVIQVDDILQVNIQTLDPAASALLNQQGGSSWPVNGSGPATPAAAGVTGYLVDKDGNVVLPVIGKIPVKGKTTDVVRDEITAKAAQYYRDPVVTVRFSNFKITVLGEVAKPSTYIMPNEKVTLLDAIGVAGDLTIYGKRENVLLIRDKEGKKEFVRFNLNESNLFTSPYFYLRQGDVVYVEPAKSKVANTDMAQVKRISIIASALSLLIVLVSRVNF, from the coding sequence ATGTCTTCCTGCTCTACTTCTAAAAACATCACTTATTTTAAAGACGTACCGGATACCGTTAAATTAAGAGAAATCACACAGGCAGCCTATTATACACCTGTGATTCAGGTAGATGATATCCTGCAGGTAAATATACAGACACTGGATCCTGCTGCTTCCGCCCTGCTGAATCAGCAAGGTGGCAGCTCCTGGCCCGTAAACGGCAGCGGCCCGGCAACACCGGCCGCCGCAGGTGTAACGGGGTACCTCGTAGATAAAGATGGGAATGTGGTATTACCCGTTATCGGTAAAATACCCGTGAAAGGAAAAACAACAGATGTGGTGAGAGATGAAATAACTGCCAAAGCAGCACAGTACTATAGAGATCCTGTAGTCACTGTGCGGTTCAGCAATTTCAAAATTACCGTATTGGGGGAAGTCGCCAAGCCTTCCACCTATATCATGCCCAATGAGAAAGTAACCCTGCTGGATGCGATCGGCGTGGCAGGTGACCTGACCATCTACGGCAAACGGGAAAATGTATTACTGATCCGGGACAAGGAAGGAAAAAAAGAATTTGTCAGATTTAACCTGAATGAAAGTAACCTGTTTACTTCTCCCTACTTCTACTTACGTCAGGGAGATGTTGTATATGTGGAACCTGCCAAATCCAAAGTGGCCAACACAGATATGGCACAGGTAAAACGGATTTCAATAATAGCCTCGGCCTTATCGCTTTTGATTGTATTGGTATCAAGAGTTAATTTTTAA